One window of Rhizobium leguminosarum genomic DNA carries:
- a CDS encoding virulence factor family protein: MIRTFLLATACACMLAAAPADAAEETTQSFETGLIPSPHIFLPEGEVKGTVMLISDAAGWGDYEKAEADKLVAEGAVVIGVDFPSYIQALSQYDVGLNDGCVYMVSDIESLSQQVQRATGNNAYHLPIVAGIGEGGALALAIAAQTPDATIGQTLAVDPVAGIPLAKELCTPASKKVVGQRIMYGLSDGALPDPIVTVFTPNAAKDGRAHAEALKKLHAAIEVRDSTDDAQTVFADTLDDLVTASGAFGNPLGLPLAILEATPALDTMAVIYSGDGGWRDIDKEVGGTLQKEGIPVVGVDSLHYFWSERKPDETAADLSKIIDFYRKQWKVKHVLLVGYSFGADVVPATYQLLKPAEKSAVAQLSLLSLSHQVDYVISVLGWLGQKTDGAGGDPVSDLKNIDPKLVQCIYGKDDDDDVACPALKDSGAEVIELPGDHHFDENYDLLTKTIIDGLKRRLQD, from the coding sequence ATGATCAGGACATTCCTTCTTGCCACGGCATGCGCCTGCATGCTCGCGGCCGCGCCGGCTGATGCCGCCGAGGAGACCACGCAGAGCTTTGAAACCGGGCTCATTCCGTCGCCGCACATCTTCCTCCCGGAAGGGGAGGTAAAGGGCACGGTGATGCTGATCTCGGACGCCGCCGGTTGGGGCGACTACGAGAAGGCGGAGGCCGACAAGCTGGTCGCCGAAGGCGCCGTTGTCATCGGCGTCGACTTTCCCTCCTATATCCAGGCGCTCAGCCAATACGACGTCGGCCTCAACGACGGCTGCGTCTACATGGTTTCGGACATCGAATCTCTGAGCCAGCAGGTCCAGCGCGCGACCGGCAATAACGCCTATCACCTGCCGATCGTCGCCGGCATCGGCGAGGGCGGGGCCTTAGCGCTGGCAATTGCCGCGCAGACGCCGGATGCGACGATCGGCCAGACACTTGCCGTCGATCCGGTCGCCGGCATTCCGCTTGCCAAGGAGCTTTGCACGCCGGCTTCCAAGAAGGTCGTCGGCCAGCGCATCATGTATGGCCTCAGCGACGGTGCCCTGCCGGATCCGATCGTCACCGTCTTCACGCCCAATGCCGCCAAGGATGGCCGGGCGCATGCCGAAGCGCTGAAGAAGCTCCATGCCGCGATCGAGGTCCGCGATTCCACCGACGATGCGCAGACGGTGTTTGCCGATACGCTCGACGATCTCGTCACCGCCTCCGGTGCCTTCGGTAATCCGCTCGGCCTGCCGCTGGCGATCCTTGAGGCAACCCCCGCCCTCGATACGATGGCGGTGATCTATTCCGGCGACGGCGGCTGGCGCGACATCGACAAGGAGGTCGGCGGCACGCTGCAAAAGGAAGGCATTCCAGTCGTCGGCGTCGACTCGCTTCACTATTTCTGGTCGGAACGCAAGCCGGATGAGACCGCCGCCGATCTTTCGAAGATCATCGATTTCTACCGCAAGCAGTGGAAGGTGAAGCATGTGCTGCTCGTCGGATATTCCTTCGGCGCCGATGTCGTGCCTGCGACCTACCAGCTTCTCAAGCCAGCCGAAAAATCGGCGGTGGCGCAATTGTCGCTGCTGTCGCTCTCGCACCAAGTCGACTACGTTATCTCCGTTCTCGGCTGGCTCGGCCAGAAAACGGATGGTGCCGGAGGCGATCCCGTCAGCGATCTGAAGAACATCGATCCAAAGCTCGTGCAATGCATTTACGGCAAGGACGACGATGACGATGTCGCCTGTCCGGCATTGAAGGATAGCGGCGCCGAGGTCATCGAACTGCCCGGCGACCACCATTTCGACGAGAATTACGACCTTCTTACCAAGACGATCATCGATGGGCTGAAAAGACGCCTGCAGGATTAA
- a CDS encoding methyl-accepting chemotaxis protein, with product MAQRFQSLSFKVIATFILLTVLSIAVIDVLAYFASSRISDEQALKAKESVLIFRGDMLQDQLTQLENQANSIARIEALQMSITSLKSGWKTIEKTSGDARAELKKVFIAGNPNPADQREKLMKPEGPSGFYYSNHEKTQGEVARDLEDTAFSDLLIADLDGTVLYSYKKQDDFAENLKSDAWKTTGAGIAFAKAIENTAKATDDAAPTGFSGLRVDTASGKSAIFYAVPIIKLGAAKGIILFKVRDDIVTGILGKGIVQGSTAQAAIVSSDGSAVGLDASGKLATLDAAPFTFIKNALASSAMTVADFSRADGAARAYVGGIDYRGDRFLVVESVLLSELNAGSIEIATLLTMIGIGVLVVMAVATGLVTNFLFSPLTRLAGVTRDVADGKLDSEIGSLNRKDEIGTMANALARFRQSLIESRELEAASEETRLQADHDRQQNLAEREAEAKSLQQVVEAIDEGLHHLAAGDLAYQIDTRFPNELESLRVNFNEALATLSETMTAIGGNSMAVRAGSEEMRTGADELAGRTERQAGSITETANAISAITQSVRRQIERAEQAERIARDAKKETTGSGQIMRETIAAMEAIQTSSRQINTIISVIDDIAFQTNLLALNAGVEAARAGESGKGFAVVAMEVRELAQRSSSAAKEISSLLQKSTHEVESGVALVEKAGVALTGIGAHVEAINGQINEIMGATREEANTLREINSAVAELDAMTQQNASMVEETTAAIHRLATEALEMDRQLGNFTLPHGNHHPSAEVHVLRRHR from the coding sequence ATGGCTCAGAGATTTCAGTCCCTGTCCTTCAAGGTCATTGCCACATTCATTCTGCTGACCGTGCTGTCGATCGCCGTGATCGACGTGCTTGCCTATTTCGCCAGCAGCCGTATCTCCGACGAGCAAGCGCTGAAGGCTAAGGAGAGCGTGCTGATCTTTCGCGGCGACATGCTGCAGGACCAGCTGACGCAGCTTGAAAACCAGGCAAATTCCATCGCGCGCATCGAAGCGTTGCAGATGTCGATCACCAGCCTGAAGAGCGGCTGGAAGACGATCGAGAAGACCTCGGGCGATGCCCGCGCCGAATTGAAGAAGGTTTTCATTGCGGGCAATCCCAACCCGGCCGACCAGCGCGAGAAGCTGATGAAGCCGGAAGGACCGAGCGGCTTTTATTATTCGAACCACGAGAAGACGCAGGGCGAAGTTGCCCGCGACCTCGAGGACACCGCCTTCAGCGATCTGTTGATCGCCGATCTCGACGGCACCGTGCTTTATTCCTACAAGAAGCAGGACGACTTCGCCGAGAACCTGAAGTCGGACGCGTGGAAGACAACCGGCGCCGGTATCGCCTTCGCCAAGGCGATCGAGAATACCGCCAAGGCGACCGATGACGCCGCGCCGACGGGTTTTTCCGGTCTTCGCGTCGATACCGCCAGCGGCAAATCGGCGATCTTCTATGCCGTACCGATCATCAAACTCGGGGCGGCCAAGGGCATCATCCTCTTCAAGGTGCGCGACGACATCGTCACCGGTATCCTTGGCAAGGGCATCGTCCAGGGCAGCACGGCGCAGGCAGCGATCGTCTCTAGCGATGGCTCCGCCGTCGGTCTCGACGCGAGCGGCAAGCTTGCGACGCTCGATGCGGCTCCTTTCACCTTCATCAAGAACGCGCTTGCCAGTTCGGCGATGACGGTGGCCGACTTCAGCCGAGCGGACGGCGCGGCCCGCGCCTATGTCGGCGGTATCGACTATCGCGGCGACCGCTTCCTCGTTGTCGAGAGCGTGCTTTTGAGCGAGCTTAATGCCGGCTCGATCGAGATCGCCACGCTGCTGACGATGATCGGCATCGGCGTGCTCGTCGTCATGGCGGTGGCGACCGGCCTCGTCACCAATTTTCTGTTTTCGCCGCTTACGCGGCTTGCCGGCGTCACCCGTGATGTTGCCGACGGCAAGCTCGACAGCGAGATCGGCAGCCTGAACCGCAAGGACGAGATCGGCACGATGGCGAATGCGCTCGCCCGCTTTCGGCAGTCACTGATCGAAAGCCGCGAACTCGAAGCCGCCAGCGAAGAAACGCGCCTGCAGGCCGATCACGACCGCCAGCAGAATTTGGCCGAGCGCGAAGCCGAGGCGAAGAGCCTGCAGCAGGTGGTCGAAGCGATCGATGAGGGCCTGCACCATCTGGCGGCTGGCGATCTCGCCTACCAAATCGATACCCGTTTCCCGAACGAGCTCGAAAGCCTGCGCGTCAATTTCAACGAGGCGCTGGCGACGCTGAGTGAAACCATGACGGCAATCGGCGGCAACTCGATGGCGGTGCGCGCCGGCTCCGAGGAGATGCGCACCGGCGCCGACGAGCTTGCCGGCCGCACCGAGCGCCAAGCCGGCTCGATTACCGAGACGGCGAATGCGATCAGCGCCATCACCCAATCCGTCCGCCGGCAGATCGAGCGAGCCGAACAGGCCGAACGCATCGCCCGCGACGCCAAGAAGGAGACGACCGGCTCCGGCCAGATCATGCGCGAGACGATTGCAGCAATGGAGGCAATCCAAACGTCTTCACGTCAGATCAACACGATCATCTCGGTCATCGACGACATCGCTTTCCAGACCAACCTCTTGGCGCTCAATGCCGGCGTCGAGGCGGCGCGCGCCGGTGAATCGGGCAAGGGCTTCGCCGTCGTTGCCATGGAAGTGCGCGAGCTGGCGCAGCGCTCATCGAGTGCGGCAAAGGAAATCTCCAGCCTGCTGCAGAAATCGACACATGAAGTCGAAAGCGGCGTGGCGCTTGTGGAAAAGGCCGGCGTTGCGCTGACCGGCATCGGCGCCCATGTCGAGGCGATCAACGGACAGATCAACGAGATCATGGGTGCGACCCGCGAGGAAGCCAATACGTTACGCGAGATCAACAGCGCCGTCGCCGAACTCGACGCGATGACGCAGCAGAACGCGTCGATGGTCGAGGAGACGACGGCGGCAATCCACAGGCTGGCGACGGAAGCCCTGGAAATGGACCGCCAGCTCGGTAATTTCACGCTGCCGCACGGAAACCACCACCCAAGCGCCGAGGTGCATGTGCTGCGCCGTCACCGGTAA
- the ruvC gene encoding crossover junction endodeoxyribonuclease RuvC: MQNTIRIVGIDPGLRRTGWGIIDTLGNSLRFVASGTVTSDGDMDLASRLCQLHDGLAEVVHSYTPDEAAVEQTFVNKDAVATLKLGQARGIAMLVPARAGLQVSEYAPNAVKKAVIGVGHGEKRQIHMMLKILMPKVEFKGDDAADALAIAICHAHNRGSNRMRQALAG, translated from the coding sequence ATGCAAAATACGATTCGCATCGTCGGCATCGATCCCGGGCTTCGCCGCACCGGCTGGGGAATCATCGACACGCTGGGCAATTCCCTGCGGTTTGTGGCCTCCGGAACCGTGACCTCCGATGGAGACATGGACCTCGCCTCTCGCCTCTGCCAGTTGCACGATGGCCTGGCGGAGGTCGTCCATAGCTACACGCCGGATGAAGCCGCCGTCGAACAGACCTTCGTCAACAAGGATGCGGTGGCGACCCTGAAACTTGGCCAGGCCCGCGGCATCGCCATGCTGGTGCCGGCCCGCGCCGGACTGCAGGTCTCCGAATATGCTCCGAATGCCGTGAAGAAGGCGGTCATCGGCGTCGGCCATGGCGAAAAGCGCCAGATCCATATGATGTTGAAAATCCTGATGCCGAAAGTTGAATTCAAGGGCGATGACGCCGCCGACGCCCTGGCGATCGCCATCTGCCATGCCCACAATCGCGGCAGCAACCGGATGCGGCAGGCACTGGCCGGCTAG
- a CDS encoding metallophosphoesterase — translation MITRRGFFKVLGGGVAGVMSLGGYAFAYEPLARLAITRYRLTPPGWTPGLKLRIVALADLHACEPWMSASRITGICHRANELEGDVTVLLGDYAAGMNMVTQYVHSSQWSKALATLRAPLGVHAIMGNHDWWEDRTAQKTGGMETFGHRALTNVGIPVYANRAVRLEKDGRGFWLAGLEDQLALLPGKKWGRTQMLGLDDLDGTMAEVTDDAPVILLAHEPDIFPRVPERVSLTLSGHTHGGQIRFLGRSPIVPSRYGNRYAYGHMVEEGRSIIVSGGLGCSIAPVRFGVPPEIVVIDLG, via the coding sequence GTGATCACCCGCCGCGGATTTTTCAAGGTTCTTGGCGGCGGTGTCGCAGGCGTCATGTCCCTCGGCGGTTACGCCTTTGCCTATGAACCGCTGGCAAGACTCGCCATCACCCGCTACCGGCTGACCCCGCCCGGATGGACCCCAGGGCTCAAGCTTCGTATTGTCGCGCTCGCCGATCTTCATGCCTGCGAACCGTGGATGTCAGCAAGCCGCATCACTGGGATCTGCCACAGAGCAAATGAACTCGAAGGCGATGTCACCGTCCTGCTCGGCGATTATGCTGCCGGCATGAACATGGTGACGCAATATGTGCATTCGAGCCAATGGTCGAAGGCGCTCGCCACCTTGCGGGCCCCTCTCGGCGTCCATGCGATCATGGGCAACCACGATTGGTGGGAAGACAGGACTGCCCAGAAGACCGGCGGGATGGAAACATTCGGGCACCGGGCACTTACCAATGTGGGAATTCCGGTTTACGCCAACCGCGCCGTTCGGCTCGAAAAGGATGGCCGCGGCTTCTGGCTCGCAGGCCTCGAAGATCAGCTGGCGCTGCTGCCCGGCAAAAAATGGGGCCGCACCCAGATGCTTGGCCTCGACGATCTCGATGGAACGATGGCCGAGGTTACCGACGATGCACCCGTCATCCTGCTCGCCCATGAGCCCGATATCTTTCCGCGCGTGCCCGAGCGGGTCTCGCTGACGCTGTCCGGCCATACGCATGGCGGACAGATCCGTTTCCTCGGCCGTTCGCCGATCGTCCCCTCGCGTTACGGCAATCGTTACGCCTATGGCCATATGGTCGAGGAGGGTCGTAGTATCATCGTGTCCGGCGGCCTCGGCTGCTCCATCGCACCGGTGCGCTTCGGCGTCCCGCCGGAAATTGTCGTGATCGATCTCGGATAA
- a CDS encoding YebC/PmpR family DNA-binding transcriptional regulator, with amino-acid sequence MAGHSQFKNIMHRKGRQDSVRSKMFSKLAREITVAAKAGLPDPTMNARLRLAIQNAKAQSMPKDNIDRAIKKAAGADGENYDEVRYEGYGPGGTAIIVEALTDNRNRTASNVRSIFTKAGGALGETGSVSFSFDHVGEITYKLSVGDADKVMEAAIEAGADDVETDDDGHYITCGFEALGEVAKALEASLGDAETVKAVWRAQNNVPVDEEKAQSLMKLIDSLEDDDDVQNVYSNFEVSEEVLAKLSA; translated from the coding sequence ATGGCTGGCCATTCACAGTTTAAAAACATCATGCACCGCAAGGGCCGTCAGGATTCCGTGCGGTCGAAAATGTTCTCCAAGCTTGCGCGCGAAATCACCGTTGCCGCCAAGGCCGGCCTGCCCGACCCGACGATGAACGCCCGCCTTCGCCTAGCGATCCAGAACGCCAAGGCCCAGTCCATGCCGAAGGACAATATCGACCGCGCTATCAAGAAGGCGGCCGGCGCCGACGGCGAAAACTACGATGAAGTCCGCTATGAGGGTTATGGCCCCGGCGGCACGGCCATCATCGTCGAAGCTCTGACCGACAACCGCAACCGCACCGCCTCCAACGTCCGTTCGATCTTCACCAAGGCTGGCGGAGCGCTTGGCGAAACCGGTTCCGTTTCCTTCTCCTTCGACCATGTCGGCGAGATCACCTACAAACTTTCCGTCGGTGATGCCGACAAGGTGATGGAAGCCGCAATCGAAGCCGGCGCCGACGATGTCGAGACCGATGACGACGGCCACTACATTACCTGCGGCTTCGAAGCCCTCGGCGAAGTGGCAAAAGCGCTGGAGGCGAGCCTCGGCGACGCCGAGACTGTCAAAGCCGTCTGGCGCGCCCAGAACAACGTGCCGGTGGACGAAGAAAAGGCGCAGTCACTGATGAAGCTCATCGACAGCCTGGAAGACGATGACGACGTGCAGAACGTCTATTCAAACTTCGAGGTTTCGGAAGAAGTGCTGGCGAAACTCTCGGCCTGA
- a CDS encoding AbrB/MazE/SpoVT family DNA-binding domain-containing protein, with protein sequence MRVTSKGQVTIPRDLRELAGIEANSDVIFSIENGKLVLSPKNGKQEIDAEDLISMTRDR encoded by the coding sequence ATGCGCGTCACGTCCAAAGGCCAGGTCACCATCCCTCGCGATCTCAGGGAGCTTGCCGGCATCGAGGCCAACAGCGATGTCATCTTCTCGATCGAGAACGGCAAACTGGTTCTCTCGCCGAAGAATGGCAAGCAGGAGATCGATGCCGAAGACCTCATATCGATGACCCGTGATCGCTGA
- a CDS encoding NUDIX hydrolase, whose protein sequence is MTKRTLIRLNAGAERFNYRIAGLGFRDGHVLVHRAVHEPFWTFPGGRAEIGETSEETLKREMVEELGVEVSVSRLLWIVENFFRYEQRDWHELGFYYLMDVPPEFPFQPHEIIHRVDDGDNHLEFKWVAATRTALTALDIPPYFIANEIENLPLAPRHLVWRDGNLDD, encoded by the coding sequence ATGACCAAGCGCACTCTCATCCGCCTGAATGCGGGCGCCGAGCGTTTCAATTATCGCATCGCCGGCCTCGGCTTTCGCGATGGCCACGTGCTCGTCCATCGCGCCGTGCATGAGCCCTTCTGGACCTTTCCGGGCGGCAGGGCGGAAATCGGCGAGACCTCGGAAGAAACGCTGAAACGGGAGATGGTGGAGGAGCTGGGCGTCGAAGTCAGCGTTTCCCGCCTGCTGTGGATCGTCGAGAACTTCTTCCGCTACGAACAGCGCGACTGGCATGAACTCGGCTTCTATTATCTGATGGACGTCCCGCCGGAATTCCCGTTTCAGCCACACGAAATCATTCACCGCGTCGACGACGGCGACAATCATCTCGAATTCAAATGGGTGGCGGCAACGCGCACGGCCCTGACGGCGCTCGACATTCCGCCCTATTTCATCGCCAATGAAATCGAGAACCTGCCCCTAGCACCCCGTCATCTCGTCTGGCGCGACGGCAACCTCGATGACTGA
- a CDS encoding DinB family protein has product MPTFDPVRAFRKLAYNNALANHRLLQACAALKPGEFEAPRTSFFPSIKATLNHIITVDWFYVDGLEGGTLGYQAFEVDEPFADVSSLTEAQAKVDQRLTTLCEALTPERLTSTVSLHRGARIQEERMEDVLGHLLQHQTHHRGQVHAMLSGTSVAPPQLDEFIVADDARFRSQELAELGWSEEKLMR; this is encoded by the coding sequence ATGCCGACCTTCGATCCCGTCAGGGCATTTCGCAAACTTGCCTATAACAACGCCCTTGCCAATCACCGTCTGCTTCAAGCCTGCGCGGCACTGAAGCCCGGCGAATTCGAAGCGCCGCGCACGAGCTTCTTCCCCTCGATCAAGGCAACCTTGAACCACATCATCACGGTCGACTGGTTCTATGTCGACGGTCTGGAGGGCGGCACGCTCGGCTACCAGGCCTTCGAGGTCGATGAACCCTTCGCCGACGTATCATCGTTGACCGAAGCGCAGGCAAAGGTCGATCAGCGCCTGACAACGCTTTGCGAGGCCCTGACGCCGGAGAGGCTCACCTCGACCGTCAGCCTCCATCGCGGCGCCCGCATCCAGGAAGAGCGTATGGAAGACGTGCTCGGGCACCTCCTCCAGCACCAGACGCATCATCGCGGCCAAGTGCATGCGATGCTCTCCGGCACCAGCGTCGCTCCGCCACAGCTCGACGAATTCATCGTCGCCGACGACGCGCGGTTTCGCAGCCAGGAACTCGCCGAACTCGGTTGGAGCGAAGAGAAGCTAATGCGTTAA
- the ruvB gene encoding Holliday junction branch migration DNA helicase RuvB, which produces MNEPARLISPEKRGEDLDITLRPQSLDEFTGQAEARANLKVFIEAAKNRGEALDHVLFVGPPGLGKTTLAQIMAKELGVNFRSTSGPVIAKAGDLAALLTNLEERDVLFIDEIHRLNPAVEEILYPAMEDFQLDLIIGEGPAARSVKIDLSKFTLVAATTRLGLLTTPLRDRFGIPVRLSFYTVEELELIVRRGARLMNLPITEEGAREIARRARGTPRIAGRLLRRVRDFAEVARAEAVTREIADEALTRLLVDNVGFDQLDKRYLNMIAVNFGGGPVGIETIAAGLSEPRDAIEDIIEPYMIQQGFIQRTPRGRVLTAIAWKHLGMQPPKDMEAAQFRLFQEDN; this is translated from the coding sequence ATGAACGAGCCCGCCCGCCTGATATCGCCGGAAAAGCGGGGCGAAGATCTCGATATCACCCTGCGCCCGCAATCGCTGGACGAATTCACCGGCCAGGCCGAAGCACGCGCCAATCTCAAGGTCTTCATCGAGGCGGCGAAGAACCGCGGCGAGGCGCTGGACCATGTGCTCTTTGTCGGCCCGCCCGGCCTCGGCAAGACGACGCTGGCGCAGATCATGGCGAAGGAGCTCGGCGTCAATTTCCGCTCGACATCCGGTCCAGTGATCGCCAAGGCCGGCGATCTCGCCGCCCTGCTTACCAATCTCGAGGAGCGCGACGTGCTCTTCATCGACGAGATCCATCGCCTCAATCCCGCCGTCGAGGAAATCCTCTATCCGGCCATGGAAGATTTTCAGCTCGACCTCATCATCGGCGAAGGCCCTGCCGCTCGTTCGGTGAAAATCGATCTCTCGAAATTCACCCTGGTGGCGGCCACCACCCGCCTCGGCCTGTTGACGACGCCGTTGCGCGACCGCTTTGGCATTCCGGTGCGCCTGAGCTTCTACACCGTCGAGGAGCTGGAACTGATCGTGCGCCGCGGCGCACGGCTGATGAACCTGCCGATTACCGAGGAAGGCGCCCGCGAGATTGCTAGACGCGCCCGCGGCACGCCGCGCATCGCCGGCCGGCTGCTGCGGCGTGTGCGCGACTTCGCCGAGGTGGCAAGGGCCGAAGCCGTCACCCGCGAGATTGCCGACGAGGCGCTGACCCGCCTGCTGGTCGACAATGTCGGCTTCGACCAGCTCGACAAACGTTACCTCAACATGATCGCCGTCAATTTCGGCGGCGGCCCGGTCGGCATCGAGACCATCGCCGCCGGCCTTTCCGAGCCGCGCGACGCAATCGAAGACATCATCGAGCCCTACATGATCCAGCAGGGTTTCATTCAGCGCACGCCACGCGGCCGTGTTCTGACCGCAATCGCGTGGAAACATCTGGGAATGCAACCGCCCAAGGATATGGAGGCTGCGCAGTTCCGGCTGTTCCAGGAGGACAACTGA
- a CDS encoding type II toxin-antitoxin system VapC family toxin codes for MATLVDTNILVDLAMVSSDWHGWSRRKLLDVFRDGPVLINPIIYSEFSVRYDDMDEVEQLLPQDEFRRENLPWPAVFAAAQAFRLYRRAGGGRERILPDFLIGAHATIRGYRILTRDPSGYRSYFPSVELITPETHP; via the coding sequence ATGGCGACGCTTGTCGATACAAACATCCTCGTCGACCTGGCCATGGTCAGTTCGGACTGGCATGGGTGGTCGCGTCGGAAATTGCTCGACGTCTTCAGAGATGGGCCAGTGCTCATAAATCCGATCATCTATTCCGAATTTTCCGTTCGCTACGACGATATGGATGAAGTTGAGCAACTGCTTCCGCAGGATGAATTCCGCCGCGAGAACCTGCCTTGGCCGGCTGTATTTGCCGCTGCTCAAGCTTTCCGGCTTTACCGTCGCGCCGGCGGAGGACGCGAACGGATATTGCCCGACTTCCTCATCGGCGCCCATGCGACGATAAGGGGCTATAGAATTTTGACCCGCGATCCCAGTGGATACCGGTCTTATTTTCCCTCCGTTGAGCTTATCACACCCGAAACGCACCCTTGA
- the ruvA gene encoding Holliday junction branch migration protein RuvA, translating into MIGKLKGTIDEIGEDYVLVDVHGVCYVAHCSARTLSKLGSAGEACVLFIETYVREDQLKLFGFMTALEREWFNLLQSVQGVGAKVALAVLSTLTPGELANAIALQDRTAVSRAPGVGPKVAMRLVTELKNRAPAFAGEAINIALKQELGEGVAAAPVADAVSALTNLGYSRDQAANAVAAAMKAAGDGADSAKLIRLGLKELAR; encoded by the coding sequence ATGATCGGCAAGCTGAAAGGCACCATAGACGAGATCGGCGAAGATTATGTGCTCGTCGATGTGCACGGCGTCTGCTACGTCGCCCATTGCTCCGCCCGCACCCTCTCCAAGCTCGGCTCGGCCGGCGAGGCCTGCGTGCTGTTCATCGAGACCTATGTGCGCGAGGATCAATTGAAGCTCTTCGGCTTCATGACCGCGCTGGAGCGCGAATGGTTCAATTTGCTCCAGAGCGTCCAGGGCGTCGGCGCCAAGGTGGCGCTTGCCGTGCTCTCGACCCTAACGCCGGGCGAACTCGCGAATGCAATAGCCCTGCAGGACCGCACCGCCGTCTCCCGCGCGCCGGGGGTCGGCCCGAAAGTGGCGATGCGCCTCGTCACCGAACTCAAGAACCGGGCGCCGGCCTTTGCCGGGGAAGCGATCAATATTGCCCTCAAGCAGGAACTCGGCGAAGGTGTCGCGGCCGCACCGGTTGCCGACGCGGTTTCTGCACTGACGAACCTCGGCTACTCCCGCGATCAGGCGGCGAATGCGGTTGCCGCGGCGATGAAGGCGGCCGGCGACGGCGCCGACAGCGCCAAGTTGATCAGATTGGGATTGAAAGAATTGGCGCGGTGA
- a CDS encoding LLM class flavin-dependent oxidoreductase, translating into MVPFSILDLSPVAEGSSIRQSLESSARMAGKAEQFGYKRFWLAEHHGMPGIASAATAVVIGHVGAATTRIRIGSGGIMLPNHSPLVIAEQFGTLEALFPGRIDLGLGRAPGTDMRTAQALRRNLEAGANSFPNDVVELQQLLDTPVENQAILAVPGNSSHIPIWLLGSSLYSAQLAAMLGLPYAFASHFAPDMLLDAIAIYRDRFQPSSTLDKPYVMVGVMGAVAATDEEARYHFTSAEQQFVNLRRNVRGPFPRPLADMENFWSPMEKMNVEHTLRYAVVGSPTTAEAKLTEFLKETQADEVIISMPIHDIEARLTSVELFAGLGNFMRAAA; encoded by the coding sequence ATGGTTCCCTTCTCCATACTCGACCTTTCCCCCGTTGCCGAAGGCAGCAGCATCCGCCAGTCTCTCGAGAGCTCGGCGCGGATGGCCGGGAAGGCCGAGCAATTCGGCTACAAGCGCTTTTGGCTCGCCGAGCATCACGGCATGCCGGGGATCGCCAGCGCCGCCACTGCCGTCGTCATCGGCCATGTCGGGGCCGCAACAACGCGCATCCGCATCGGCTCCGGCGGTATCATGCTGCCCAATCATTCGCCGCTCGTCATTGCAGAGCAGTTCGGCACGCTCGAGGCGCTCTTCCCCGGCCGCATCGATCTCGGCCTCGGGCGCGCGCCGGGAACGGACATGCGCACGGCACAGGCGCTGCGGCGCAATCTCGAGGCCGGTGCGAACAGTTTCCCGAACGACGTGGTGGAACTGCAGCAACTCCTCGATACGCCGGTCGAAAACCAGGCGATCCTTGCGGTCCCCGGCAATTCATCGCATATCCCGATCTGGCTGCTCGGCTCCAGCCTCTACAGTGCCCAGCTTGCTGCGATGCTCGGACTTCCCTATGCCTTCGCTTCGCATTTTGCGCCCGACATGCTGCTTGATGCGATCGCGATCTACCGCGACCGCTTCCAGCCCTCGTCGACGCTCGACAAACCTTATGTGATGGTCGGCGTGATGGGCGCGGTGGCTGCGACCGACGAAGAGGCGCGGTACCATTTCACCTCCGCTGAGCAGCAGTTCGTCAATCTGCGCCGCAATGTCCGCGGCCCGTTCCCGCGCCCGTTGGCCGATATGGAAAATTTCTGGTCGCCGATGGAGAAGATGAACGTCGAACACACGCTGCGTTACGCCGTGGTCGGATCGCCGACGACGGCGGAGGCGAAACTGACGGAGTTTCTCAAGGAAACGCAGGCCGACGAGGTGATCATCTCGATGCCGATCCACGACATCGAAGCGCGGCTGACGTCGGTGGAACTGTTTGCGGGCTTGGGAAATTTCATGCGGGCCGCCGCGTAG